In the Triticum aestivum cultivar Chinese Spring chromosome 2B, IWGSC CS RefSeq v2.1, whole genome shotgun sequence genome, ACACTTTCATTTTGTATGACAAAGTTATAGTCGTGTTAAAGACATTAGTTGCAGTTACGGATGATACTTGCAACTGTGTGTATAGTAGAATACATTCAGCTACCCTCCCAACAAACATTTTTGCCTCGAATTGCAGTTGTATTGGAGGTATGCAGTTGCGGAATGAAGACGACACTGTAATTACATGTTTGATGATGGACATGCATCTGACACGAACAAAAATCATGAAAATTTTAAAGACAaatagaacaaaaaataaaaagagaaaaaccgAACAAAAAAAAAACAACCGAAAAAATGATTGGAAGCTTCTCTCAAAACCGGTAGACAGAGTCCTTCATGGATCAAGCTCATTCACACACATACGCTCCGGGGAGAGAAAAAACCAAACAACTGGTAGAAAGCAAAAAAATCTCACAAGGACACACTCACATACAACGACTAGACACATTTTCCTTCAACAATTCGCGTTTTCCTGGCTGAAAGCCCACAAAGCACAAAAACGAGGGACCCACAAAAAACAAAAAAGCCCACAACGGGCAGGCTGGTGTGTGCACGTACTTTTTTTTGACGGAAAACGTAACCAACCTAGCGACAAGAGGCCACAAAGCGACACGGGACATCAGCTGAAAAAAAAAAACAAGCGACACAAGACACGGGCTGGACACGAGCTGCCCGCCTCGCATGGACCTGGACACAGGCTGCCACGCGCGACAAACACGATGCCAGCGAGCGCACGAGCGAGACGAACAGTCTGCACGAATCTTAAAAACAAACAAGATCTAAGGATTCTAGATTTAGATGTGAGatactatttcacatctagatgtgaaatagcaaacctATTTTCTTGCACGTCAGTTGATCTATCTTCATGACACCTCGGTATAAAATACTACGGCTTATCCAAGAAGTCAAATTTGCAAATTGCAATACAGTAGCATGTTCTCTGTTTAGAAAATCAGTGATGTACGTACTGTAGAGCTGACTTGCACTTGTTTCCGCGGACCACGTTTGGGGCACGCACGCACGCAGGATTCCCGGGCGACCTGGACGTGTACGTGACGTACCAGCTCTCCGGCCCGTACGACCTCAGCATCCGCATGAACGCCACGGCGACGACCAAGGCGACGCCGGTGAACCTCGCCAACCACGCGTACTGGAACCTCGCCGGCCACGGCAGCGGCGACGTCCTCGAGCACGAGCTTCAGCTGCTCGCGTCGCGCTACACGCCGCTCGACGACACCAAGATCCCGACGGGCCAGGTGGTGCCCGTGGCCGGCACCATGTACGACTTCCGCACGGCGACGCCCGTGGGCGCGCACATGGAGGTCGTccccggcggaggcggcggctacGACATCAACTTCGTCGTGGACGGGCAGCAGGACGCGATGCGGAAGGTCGCGTTCGTCCGGGATCCGGAGTCGGGGCGGGCGTTGGAGCTGTGGGCGAACCAGCCCGGCGTGCAGCTCTACACCTCCAACTGGGTCAGCAACGAGAAGGGCAAAGCCGGGAAGGTGTACGGGCAGTACGGCGCGCTGTGCCTGGAGACGCAGGCGTACCCCGACGCCGTCAACCACCCCAACTTCCCGTCGTCCATCGTGAGGCCCGGCCAGGTGTACAAGCACGACATGCTCTTCAAGTTCTCCAATTAGGTTATGTGCATGTATGCCTGATTGGCGCTGTATGGATCGTAATGCTCTCTTGAGTATCCTCATTGCAATGAACCCGGTCTTTATCTTTTTCTATACGGAAATGCTATATGATGACCAATATCCCTGAGGCCAACCCGAGAGAACACGCTCTCTCCCGTCGGATTCGTTTACACGAATCTTGGCCCAGGATCCGGCCACGTCGGGTTTTCAAATGGGTTCGCTATATAACACACCAAAGCCAGCTAACTATTTTCAAAATAATAGAGTGACCACACCAGAATGCTACATCGACCGGCATATTACAGGCCATCAAAGGACCCTTCCAAACAATTAAACAGCCCCCCTCCTTGATTTTTCAGGAGGGTGGGGCCTTCCCTTCCCCTTGATCCAATCAAGGATTGACAACTCAAAACTAACCCCGTAAAAGCGTGTAAGAGGGACGAGACTTGCCTGTTCCCTCCGCCTGCGTTCATCTGTGCTCCCGCATACGTgacatgatttgattgaaataaaaTAAGGCCTGGCctcacccccttaaaatcaggggtagatgattagattagaaagaaaaaaggaaaaaagatagtCGTAGGATGAAGTGGAAACACGGATGGGAGCacgggaagggagcaggcaagccggatccgtgTAAGAGTACGTCGATGTAGCATTGCTGGCCACCACACTCAGCGTGACCCTCCACCTAGAACATCGGGCATTGAATCCCAGTCCagccttttttctctcttttcaccACACGACaatttttctagaaaaaattaaCATGGTTGTTTATAAATTTTCAAACTATGTCACATGGCAATTTTAtatttttcccttttttgtttttttttcacaaGTCAAGTTTGTTTTTGAGCATGACATTTTATTATTAATGGATGGCAttttttattattaagagatgtCATTTTATTAGTAAGAGATGACCCTTCTTATTAAGAgatgacatttttattattaagagatgtCATTTTTTATTATTTAAGAGATGGCATTCATTATCATGGAATTTTTTCCTCTTTGTTGACATGGCAATTCAAATTATAGAACCACATCGAGCTTTTTTAAAAAGAAGAACTGCCATGCATGATTTGAGAgccactagttaacgagcgctccttcaggAGCCTCGGAACGATCAACGCCACTTGGCACGCTCTCAGCCATTTTccatgtgtcgcgctctgggcgctccctccggattttattttatttttatttttccgcacgcgttttcagctttttgaacgttttttttgtttttttttgactttctgttttccaccggtcttccttagcttttcaataaaaaaagtttttgaaattattttttgcgtaaaaacgcgtttttttttgcGCGAGTCAATGTTTTGATTCCGCGGgagacacggttttgctttcgcgagagtcacggctgtgcctctcggaaacgaaaaaaaatgcgtttttttcctttcgcgagagtcacgattttgcttccacgagaggcacggttgtgctttcgcgagagtcaaggccatgcctctcggaaacgaaaaaaaaacatgttttctgttttttttcctttcgcgagtcgcggttttgcttccgcgagaggcacgattgtgctttcgcgagagtcacggtcgtgtctcctcagaaacgaaaaaaacccgcattttcttttttttattctgcg is a window encoding:
- the LOC123045648 gene encoding galactose mutarotase-like, with protein sequence MARAALLPVALLLCLALAGSADAERKPVGFYGLKNKKGDFSIKVTNWGATLVSVLVPDCQGNLADVILGYDTLGGYVNGTGSFGATVGRVVNRIAKSRFVLDGKAYRLFRNDGNNSIHGGHRGFDKVIWTVKEYVRDGDTPYSSCESRVGFPGDLDVYVTYQLSGPYDLSIRMNATATTKATPVNLANHAYWNLAGHGSGDVLEHELQLLASRYTPLDDTKIPTGQVVPVAGTMYDFRTATPVGAHMEVVPGGGGGYDINFVVDGQQDAMRKVAFVRDPESGRALELWANQPGVQLYTSNWVSNEKGKAGKVYGQYGALCLETQAYPDAVNHPNFPSSIVRPGQVYKHDMLFKFSN